The following proteins are co-located in the Solanum pennellii chromosome 8, SPENNV200 genome:
- the LOC107026881 gene encoding B2 protein-like, which yields MENNQSSFYQFSDNLRLQTNNLVNLSSNDSIWSNNYVSKRPEERRNFDIRVGGMINSVTSLNPSKNLNSDYNLFSNDGWKIADMTAAAAAAGGGSAVKGGGGVGLNGGFNKGVYTNPMNFNNIMVNSKGVNNNKRNGKNGIFEDDYGFVNKFGKKNNKINRESNKDLGANNSSSENKKFKTLPASESLPKNETVGGYIFVCNNDTMHENLKRELFGLPPRYRDSVRQITPGLPLFLYNYSTHQLHGIFEAASFGGSNIDPTAWEDKKNAGESRFPAQVRVVTRKICEPLEEDSFRPILHHYDGPKFRLELNIPEALSLLDIFAEKNILNSLLN from the exons atggaGAACAATCAGTCATCTTTCTACCAATTCAGTGATAATCTTCGTTTACAGACAAACAACTTAGTAAATTTGTCTTCAAATGATTCAATTTGGAGTAACAATTATGTATCTAAAAGGCCtgaagaaagaagaaacttTGATATTAGAGTAGGTGGTATGATTAACTCTGTTACTTCTTTAAATCcatcaaaaaatttgaattcagATTACAATCTTTTTAGTAATGATGGTTGGAAGATTGCTGACATGACGGCGGCGGCAGCGGCAGCTGGTGGTGGCTCAGCCGTGAAAGGTGGTGGTGGGGTTGGTTTAAATGGTGGATTTAATAAAGGGGTTTACACAAACCCTATGAATTTTAACAATATTATGGTGAACTCAAAAGGGGTTAATAACAACAAGAGAAATGGGAAAAATGGTATTTTTGAGGATGATTATGGATTTGTGAATaaatttggaaagaaaaataacaagatTAATAGAGAGAGTAATAAGGATTTGGGTGCTAATAATAGTAGTAGTGAGAATAAAAAGTTCAAGACTTTGCCAGCATCAGAATCTTTACCAAAAAATGAAACTGTTGGTGGATATATTTTTGTTTGCAACAATGATACTATGCATGAGAATCTCAAAAGGGAGCTCTTTG GCTTGCCACCTCGTTACAGGGATTCAGTTCGCCAAATAACACCCGGTTTGCCTCTTTTCCTCTACAACTACTCGACTCACCAGCTTCACGGAATTTTTGAG GCTGCAAGCTTCGGTGGGTCTAACATTGATCCTACAGCTTGGGAGGACAAGAAGAACGCTGGTGAATCGCGCTTTCCTGCTCAG GTGCGCGTCGTGACAAGGAAAATTTGCGAACCACTTGAAGAGGACTCATTCAGGCCAATTCTTCACCATTATGACGGTCCTAAGTTTCGCCTTGAACTAAACATTCCAGAG GCCCTCTCTCTGCTGGATATATTTGCTGAGAAAAATATACTGAATAGTTTGTTAAATTGA
- the LOC107026937 gene encoding auxin response factor 9-like isoform X2, protein MENQGSFMSNQQHQQHNFSAEGEDELCQELWRLCAGPLVDVPKNEERVYYFPQGHMEQLEASTNQELNQSIPLFNLQPKILCRVLHIQLLAEQDTDEVYAQIALLPEADQVEPTSPDPSLPEPPRPKVHFFCKVLTASDTSTHGGFSILRKHANECLPPLDMTQATPAQELVAKDLHGFEWHFKHIFRGQPRRHLLTTGWSTFVSSKRLVTGDSFVFLRSGKGEVRIGIRRLARQPSSMPQSVISSQSMHLGVLATASHAVTTQTMFVVYYKPRTSQFIIGLNKYLEAVKHQYSVGMRFKMNFEGEEIPEKRFTGTIVGVEDSSSQWKDSKWRSLKVQWDEPASVPRPDRVSPWDIEPFVASVATPLVPPMGVKNKRHRAHNEPKVSEPVPAAALAAWIPSAQFNPVIEGQSSDNPFSLHTSQTNSTATNSTFKARVDGIWSASKVNASLNMLLDETEASKSASPRPAFPSFASSQFGKQNDLLLPSLDDERKCDTITSCRLFGIDLKCPSFGSVNENPPLEPANNSDGSAEGCSGNLTSAGDSEDNSGLSRDSEDQKQEQLNPPPKEVHIKQVSSTRTRTKVQMQGVAVGRAVDLTKLYGYDELRRELEEMFDIQEELHARNKWEIVFTDDEGDMMLMGDYPWSEFCNIAKRIFICSSQDIKSFSAGTKSPSCLESETTAST, encoded by the exons ATGGAGAATCAAGGGTCTTTTATGTCAAACCAGCAGCATCAGCAACACAATTTCTCAGCTGAAG GTGAAGATGAATTGTGCCAAGAGTTATGGAGATTGTGTGCAGGTCCATTAGTTGATGTtccaaaaaatgaagaaagggTTTACTATTTCCCACAAGGTCATATGGAACaa TTGGAGGCATCAACAAATCAGGAGCTGAATCAGAGCATACCATTGTTCAATCTGCAACCAAAGATCCTTTGTCGCGTTCTTCACATTCAACTTCTG GCTGAGCAAGACACTGATGAGGTTTATGCGCAGATTGCTTTGTTGCCCGAAGCAGAT CAAGTTGAGCCGACTAGTCCTGATCCGTCCCTGCCCGAGCCTCCGAGGCCCAAAGTTCATTTCTTCTGCAAGGTTCTAACTGCGTCTGATACGAGCACTCACGGTGGATTTTCCATTCTCAGAAAACATGCTAACGAATGCCTGCCTCCCCTG GACATGACCCAAGCGACTCCAGCACAGGAATTGGTAGCCAAGGACCTTCATGGCTTCGAGTGGcattttaaacatatatttagAG GCCAACCCCGGAGGCATTTACTTACCACAGGGTGGAGTACCTTTGTTTCCTCGAAGAGATTAGTTACGGGGGATTCTTTTGTATTCTTGAG GAGTGGAAAAGGTGAAGTCCGAATAGGAATTAGACGACTTGCTCGCCAACCGAGCTCAATGCCACAATCAGTGATTTCAAGTCAGAGCATGCACCTAGGAGTGTTAGCTACTGCATCTCATGCTGTGACGACCCAGACTATGTTTGTCGTTTATTACAAACCGAG AACAAGTCAGTTTATCATAGGTCTAAACAAATATCTCGAGGCTGTTAAGCATCAGTATTCAGTTGGCATGAGATTCAAGATGAATTTTGAAGGGGAAGAGATTCCTGAGAAAAG ATTTACAGGTACCATAGTAGGAGTTGAAGATAGTTCCTCACAGTGGAAAGATTCAAAATGGCGATCATTGAAG GTTCAATGGGATGAGCCTGCGTCTGTTCCAAGACCTGACAGAGTTTCTCCTTGGGACATCGAACCATTTGTGGCATCAGTCGCTACTCCTCTCGTTCCACCAATGGGGGTGAAGAATAAAAGGCATCGAGCACATAACGAACCCAAAGTTTCAG AACCTGTTCCCGCTGCTGCACTAGCCGCTTGGATTCCTTCAGCACAATTTAACCCCGTTATTGAAGGACAAAGTAGTGATAATCCATTTTCCTTGCATACTTCACAAACAAATTCAACTGCCACAAACAGTACTTTTAAGGCTCGTGTCGATGGAATTTGGTCAGCTTCTAAAGTAAACGCTTCTTTGAATATGCTTTTGGATGAGACAGAAGCCAGTAAAAGTGCTTCACCTCGGCCTGCTTTTCCAAGCTTTGCGTCCTCACAATTCGGAAAGCAGAACGATCTCCTGCTTCCTAGTCTAGACGATGAGAGAAAATGTGATACAATTACATCCTGTAGATTGTTTGGTATTGACTTGAAATGTCCCTCATTTGGTTCTGTTAATGAGAATCCGCCTCTAGAACCAGCCAACAATTCCGATGGCTCTGCTGAAGGGTGCTCTGGAAACTTGACTTCTGCTGGTGATTCAGAAGACAACTCTGGCCTTTCAAGAGATTCTGAAGATCAGAAGCAAGAGCAGCTGAATCCTCCACCAAAGGAGGTTCACATCAAGCAGGTTTCTTCCACCAGAACTCGCACCAAG GTTCAAATGCAAGGGGTGGCTGTGGGACGTGCTGTGGATTTAACAAAACTATATGGATACGATGAGCTCCGAAGAGAACTCGAAGAGATGTTCGATATCCAGGAAGAGCTCCACGCACGAAATAAATGGGAGATCGTTTTTACAGATGATGAAGGTGACATGATGCTTATGGGCGATTATCCTTGGTC AGAGTTCTGCAACATCGCGAAGAGGATCTTCATTTGTTCTAGTCAAGACATAAAAAGTTTCAGTGCAGGAACCAAATCGCCGTCTTGTTTAGAAAGTGAGACAACTGCTTCAACATGA
- the LOC107026937 gene encoding auxin response factor 18-like isoform X1 yields MENQGSFMSNQQHQQHNFSAEVSGEDELCQELWRLCAGPLVDVPKNEERVYYFPQGHMEQLEASTNQELNQSIPLFNLQPKILCRVLHIQLLAEQDTDEVYAQIALLPEADQVEPTSPDPSLPEPPRPKVHFFCKVLTASDTSTHGGFSILRKHANECLPPLDMTQATPAQELVAKDLHGFEWHFKHIFRGQPRRHLLTTGWSTFVSSKRLVTGDSFVFLRSGKGEVRIGIRRLARQPSSMPQSVISSQSMHLGVLATASHAVTTQTMFVVYYKPRTSQFIIGLNKYLEAVKHQYSVGMRFKMNFEGEEIPEKRFTGTIVGVEDSSSQWKDSKWRSLKVQWDEPASVPRPDRVSPWDIEPFVASVATPLVPPMGVKNKRHRAHNEPKVSEPVPAAALAAWIPSAQFNPVIEGQSSDNPFSLHTSQTNSTATNSTFKARVDGIWSASKVNASLNMLLDETEASKSASPRPAFPSFASSQFGKQNDLLLPSLDDERKCDTITSCRLFGIDLKCPSFGSVNENPPLEPANNSDGSAEGCSGNLTSAGDSEDNSGLSRDSEDQKQEQLNPPPKEVHIKQVSSTRTRTKVQMQGVAVGRAVDLTKLYGYDELRRELEEMFDIQEELHARNKWEIVFTDDEGDMMLMGDYPWSEFCNIAKRIFICSSQDIKSFSAGTKSPSCLESETTAST; encoded by the exons ATGGAGAATCAAGGGTCTTTTATGTCAAACCAGCAGCATCAGCAACACAATTTCTCAGCTGAAG TTTCAGGTGAAGATGAATTGTGCCAAGAGTTATGGAGATTGTGTGCAGGTCCATTAGTTGATGTtccaaaaaatgaagaaagggTTTACTATTTCCCACAAGGTCATATGGAACaa TTGGAGGCATCAACAAATCAGGAGCTGAATCAGAGCATACCATTGTTCAATCTGCAACCAAAGATCCTTTGTCGCGTTCTTCACATTCAACTTCTG GCTGAGCAAGACACTGATGAGGTTTATGCGCAGATTGCTTTGTTGCCCGAAGCAGAT CAAGTTGAGCCGACTAGTCCTGATCCGTCCCTGCCCGAGCCTCCGAGGCCCAAAGTTCATTTCTTCTGCAAGGTTCTAACTGCGTCTGATACGAGCACTCACGGTGGATTTTCCATTCTCAGAAAACATGCTAACGAATGCCTGCCTCCCCTG GACATGACCCAAGCGACTCCAGCACAGGAATTGGTAGCCAAGGACCTTCATGGCTTCGAGTGGcattttaaacatatatttagAG GCCAACCCCGGAGGCATTTACTTACCACAGGGTGGAGTACCTTTGTTTCCTCGAAGAGATTAGTTACGGGGGATTCTTTTGTATTCTTGAG GAGTGGAAAAGGTGAAGTCCGAATAGGAATTAGACGACTTGCTCGCCAACCGAGCTCAATGCCACAATCAGTGATTTCAAGTCAGAGCATGCACCTAGGAGTGTTAGCTACTGCATCTCATGCTGTGACGACCCAGACTATGTTTGTCGTTTATTACAAACCGAG AACAAGTCAGTTTATCATAGGTCTAAACAAATATCTCGAGGCTGTTAAGCATCAGTATTCAGTTGGCATGAGATTCAAGATGAATTTTGAAGGGGAAGAGATTCCTGAGAAAAG ATTTACAGGTACCATAGTAGGAGTTGAAGATAGTTCCTCACAGTGGAAAGATTCAAAATGGCGATCATTGAAG GTTCAATGGGATGAGCCTGCGTCTGTTCCAAGACCTGACAGAGTTTCTCCTTGGGACATCGAACCATTTGTGGCATCAGTCGCTACTCCTCTCGTTCCACCAATGGGGGTGAAGAATAAAAGGCATCGAGCACATAACGAACCCAAAGTTTCAG AACCTGTTCCCGCTGCTGCACTAGCCGCTTGGATTCCTTCAGCACAATTTAACCCCGTTATTGAAGGACAAAGTAGTGATAATCCATTTTCCTTGCATACTTCACAAACAAATTCAACTGCCACAAACAGTACTTTTAAGGCTCGTGTCGATGGAATTTGGTCAGCTTCTAAAGTAAACGCTTCTTTGAATATGCTTTTGGATGAGACAGAAGCCAGTAAAAGTGCTTCACCTCGGCCTGCTTTTCCAAGCTTTGCGTCCTCACAATTCGGAAAGCAGAACGATCTCCTGCTTCCTAGTCTAGACGATGAGAGAAAATGTGATACAATTACATCCTGTAGATTGTTTGGTATTGACTTGAAATGTCCCTCATTTGGTTCTGTTAATGAGAATCCGCCTCTAGAACCAGCCAACAATTCCGATGGCTCTGCTGAAGGGTGCTCTGGAAACTTGACTTCTGCTGGTGATTCAGAAGACAACTCTGGCCTTTCAAGAGATTCTGAAGATCAGAAGCAAGAGCAGCTGAATCCTCCACCAAAGGAGGTTCACATCAAGCAGGTTTCTTCCACCAGAACTCGCACCAAG GTTCAAATGCAAGGGGTGGCTGTGGGACGTGCTGTGGATTTAACAAAACTATATGGATACGATGAGCTCCGAAGAGAACTCGAAGAGATGTTCGATATCCAGGAAGAGCTCCACGCACGAAATAAATGGGAGATCGTTTTTACAGATGATGAAGGTGACATGATGCTTATGGGCGATTATCCTTGGTC AGAGTTCTGCAACATCGCGAAGAGGATCTTCATTTGTTCTAGTCAAGACATAAAAAGTTTCAGTGCAGGAACCAAATCGCCGTCTTGTTTAGAAAGTGAGACAACTGCTTCAACATGA